Genomic window (Streptosporangium brasiliense):
GTAGGATGCCGCACCGACAATCTCGGCGAGCCCGTCGCCCCCGGCGCGTCGGCACCCCAATCCGCCCCGCGCCGTGCCGTGCTGGGCTGGGCTGGGTCACGCGGCGCGGGCCGGGCCATGGCCACCCCCGGGCCGTGCAAGGCCCCGGTAGCCCTCGCCCTATGCCCTGTGTCCCGGGAGCCGGAACGGCGGAGACGCGGAGACAGGGGGCCAGGGCAAGAGGACGGAGCCGTGAGCCGTGGAAGGGCCGGAGCCCCGCGGCGACCTCACATTCATCCGCCCCCACGCGTTGACCAGATATGAGCAGACGCCACCGGCCGGACGCCCGCCGCAACGGGCCGGCCGTTCCCCGCACCCACCCGGCCCGGACCGGCGAGAACACCGAGAGCACCAAAACCGCCCGGACCACCGACACCGACACCAGCACCGGCAGGACAGCGCCATGAGAACACACACGACGATCGACTCACCGATGGGGACCCTCACCCTCGTCGCCACCGACGGCGTCCTCAGCGGCACCTACATGCAAGACCACCGCCACATGCCCGACCCCGCCACCTTCGGCCCGAAAGTCATCTCCGGCTTCGAGGAGGCCACCGAACAGCTCACCCAGTACTTCGCCGGACAGCGCAAGACCTTCACCCTCCGCACCCACCTGACCGGCAGCCACTTCCAGCGCCGCATCTGGCAGGCGCTCACCACCATCCCCTACGGACACACCGTCACCTACGCCGAACTCGCCGCCGAGATCGGCAGCCCCGAGGCGGTCCGCGCCGTGGGCGCCGCCAACGGCGCCAACCCCATCGCCGTCGTGGTGCCCTGCCACCGCGTCATCGGCGCCGACGGCAACCTCACCGGATTCTCCGGCGGCCTGGCCCGCAAACAGTTCCTGCTCGACCTCGAACGCCCCGCACCCTGGCGACAAGGACAACTCTTTTGACACCACCACCTCACATCCGACCCGCCCGCGACGTTTACCCAACGTGAGACAGCATCCCTTCGAAACGATCGTGGCCGAGCACGGGCCGGCCGTGCTACGCGTGTGCCGCGCCGTCCTGGGCCCCACCACCGCCGCCGAAGACGCCTGGTCGGAGACGTTCCTGTCGGCGATGCAGGCATACCCCACCCTGCGGGCCGACAGCAACATCGAAGCGTGGCTGGTCACCATCGCCCACCGCAAAGCCATCGACCAGCTCCGCGCCGAGAAGCGACGGGCCGTCCCCACCGAGCACCTGCCGGAGACACCCGCCAAGGACGGCGTGCCCGGCGAGGGGGAGCCGGAGCTGTGGAAGGCCCTGCACGCCCTGCCGCTCAAACAGCGCCAGACCATCGCCTACCACTACCTGGCCGGCCTGCCGTACGCCGAAGTCGCCCACGTCCTGGGCGGCAGCCCGCAGGCCGCCAGGCGAGCGGCCGCCGACGGCATCGCCAAACTACGCAAGAGCTACCTCGAAGGAGAGGACCGATGACGACCACACCCGCGACGCCGGCCGGCGACGGCGAGCTGCTGGCCCGCCTGACCGAGACCGACCAGGCCACCCAGGAGCGCCTGCACGCCCGCCTGGCCGCGGCCGCCGAACGCGCCGGGATCCTCGACGTCGCCTACCGCACCCTCGACACCCCCGTCGGGCCGCTGCTGCTGGCCGCCACCGAACGCGGCCTGGTCCGCGTCGCCTACGCCCGCGAGGACCACGACAAGGTCCTGCAGCAGCTGGCCGGCAGCCTCAGCCCCCGCCTGCTGCGCGCCCCCGCCCGCCTGGAGAACGCCACCCGGCAGATCGAGGAGTACTTCACCGGCCGGCGCAACCTGTTCGACCTGCCGCTGGACCTGTGCCTGGCCCATGGCTTCCGCCGTACCGTCCTGACGCACCTGAGCGAGATCGGCTACGGCGCGACCGCCAGCTACGCAGCCGTGGCCGCCGCCGCGGGCAGCCCGAAAGCCGTACGCGCCGTCGGAACCGCCTGCGCCACCAACCCCCTGCCGGTCATCGTCCCCTGCCACCGCGTCGTACGCAGCGACGGCACCCTCGGCCAGTACGTCGGCGGCACCGACGCCAAGAAAGTCCTGCTGGCCCTGGAGGCCACCCCATGAACGCCGCACCCCGCCGGCCGGCGTCCGGACGGGCGGCGCGGACGCCTCACCCCGGCAGGGGCAGCAACCACTCGGCCTGACGAAGGCACTCCCACCGCGCCCGGAGCATCCGACATCGACGGGCCCGGAGCATCCGACATCGACGGGCCCGGCACCGCCGCCGCCCCACAGACAGTCGGCCAGGTCACCCTCTCCCGTCCCGAAGACCGGCCGCACCCCCCTGCCACCCCCTGCCGCCCGAACGCTCGACCCCGGCCGGCCGACACCACGCCGGCCCCGCCCCCAGGCAGAGAACCGAGCCGCGGCGGAGCGGACGCGCCGGCCACGGTGGACGATCCGCGGCCGATACGTTGAAGTTGCCACCATGAAGCAGCGGGGGAGCAGACCCAGACACACGACGGGCGCGATCTCACTGATCGGAGGAGCGGCCGCCGGCGGCGCCGCGCTCCTGACCCGGCAGGCGGCCGCCCCCGACCTGACGGCCTACGTGCCGCTGCCCGGCGTGCTGGGCCTGACGGCCGTGGTGCTCGCGGCCCTGGGCACCGGCCTCATCCTGAAACGCCCCGGCCCGGCCGACCACACGCGGCTGCGCGTCCTGCCGTGGTGGTGGGTCCTCATCGGCGCCGTGCTCATCACCGTGTCCATCTGGGCCACCACAGCCGCCCTGCTGTCGCTGGCCGACAGCGCGCCACAGGCCGCCAGACGCGTGGAGCTGCGGGCGGAGGCGGTGAAGACCGGCCTGACCGTGGGCGCCGGAGCCGCAGGACTGGTGGCGCTGCTGCTCGGAGCGCGCCGCCAGTGGCTGGGGGAGCGCGCCCAGGCCCACCAGGAGTACGACGCCGCCGAAAAACGCCTCACCGAGCTCTACACCAAGGCCGGCGACCAGCTCGGGCACGACAAGGCCGCCGTACGGCTGGCCGGCCTGCACGCCCTCGGACGCCTCGCCCACGACACCCCCGGGCACCGCCAGACGATCACCGATGTGATCTGCGCCTACCTCCGCATGCCCGCCACCCCGTCCGGGACTCCAACCGGGACCCCGGACCCCGCCGGCCACGGGGAGGCGGCCACACCCCCCGCCGACCCCCAGGAACTCCAGGTCCGCGCCACCGCCCAGCGGATACTCGCCGAACACCTGCGCTGGAGCAGGGACGAGCCGCTGCCGCCCGGCACCTTCTGGCCCGGCATCGACCTCGACCTCACCGGCGCGCATCTGCTCGACCTCGACCTCAGCCGGTGCCGGATACGCCGGGCGACCTTCGACGGCGCCACCCTCGAAGGACTCACCCGCTTCGACGGCGCCACCTTCGACGGAGAGGCGACGTTCACCGCGGCCGTCTTCACCCGCGGCGCGGATCCACGCGAGGCCAACCACAGAGCGGGATTCGAAAAGACCCTGTTCAACGGCACAGCGACCTTCCGCGCAACCGTCTTCGCCCTCCGCGCGGACTTCACCGGCGCGACCTTCGGCGAGGCAGCGCTGTTCGGCCAGGCCGAATTCGCCGACTGGGCGGTCTTCCGGGCCGCCTCCTTCAACGCGCAGGCGTCCTTCGGCGCGGCCGCCTTCAACGGCGAGGCCGTCTTCCGGCAGGCCGCCTTCGCAGGCGGAGTCTCCTTCCAGCAGGCCGTCTTCGCAGACGCACCCGCCCTGTGGGAGGCCACGGCCCAGACCTCCTGCGCCGCCGGACGCCTGTGGCCCGAAGGCTGGAGGGAGGACCCCCTGGGCGACGGATCCGGCCGGGCCCAGCTGATCCAGCCGCCCCCGCAGAGCAGCGGACCACCCGGCGAGCCACCCGGCGTGGGATCCGCGCCGGCGCCCGACACCGACACCGATCCCGCTCTGTCCTAAGGCGGGGCGGTGGGCGATGCCTCGAATATGGTCATTTTTATACCAAACAGAATTCACCTTCTGTCTGGTATGAGATTGATGGGCGCCGATAGGGGGGCCGGGATGGACTGTCCCGTCCCGTCCGAACTGATCCGGTTGACCTCTCCCATAGGGCCGCCCTGGTTTCCGCGTACGGTCTTGCGCGATCCGTCCGGTGGGCGCCGCGGGCGGGCCTGCCGTACGGGGCGAGAAAAATGATCTTCGATCCGTGGTCGGCGGAACGATGATCTTCCGGTCCGCGCCCGGCGGGATCCGGTCCGTCTTCCTCTGTTCCGTTCTTCCACGGTAAGCCGGAGCAATCTGCAAGTTTCCCGCAGCAAGTCCGATTCGTACTGTTTTCGGGCTGGAGGCCGTGTGGCCGCGTTCCCTGAGGCGGGATCGCCGCGCTCGGTCGTCGCCGTTCCCGTGGCCGGGGCGCGTGCCGCCGGCGTAGGCGCAGGGCGCTTGCGGGCGTCGGGGTCGGTTGCCGGGGGCCGCTCCGTGGTGTGGTTTCGGGTATGCGGGGTGGCCTGCCTCTGCCGCTGTCTCTTGCTGCCGGACTTGGCCTACTCCCCCGCGATACCGTGTCGGGGCATTTGACGCTATGTGTCCAATATGTGACAGTGTGTGTCGGGTTCTGTGGTGCCAGACAGGGGCAGGCGGGCCGGGGCCGGCCGTCGATGCCGCCTGCGCGGTCAAGCTGCCGCCGCTCCCCCGGTCTGCGCAACCGGGTCGGTGGCTCGACGGGTGGCGCCGCCCGTGACGTCCCGGACGTGGGCGGCTCGTCAGGGCTGCAGGTCGGTCACTCCTTTGCCGCTCGGTATGTCGAGCGGTACGGAGACCTGGTCGTGCCCGATCAGCCAGTTGCCGTCGATCTTCCGGAAGCAGAAAGTGGCCCGGACCCACATGCCGTCCGTCGCCGTCCTGTTCTTCAGTGTGCCGCTCAGCCGGCCGAAGCAGTGGCCGAACGCCACGTCGTCGCCCACGGTGAGGGTCAGGTCGCGGACCTCGTAGTTCACGTCCTGGAAGAGCGTGAAGACGTTGTTCCAGTTCTTCAGTTTCGCCTCTGTCCCTACGTGCTGCAGTGGCGGTTCGATGTCGAAGGAGACGACGTCGGGTGTGTAAAGCAGCTTGAGGCCCTCGAGGTCCTTGGTCCGGAGTCCTTCGACTATCTTGTCGATCTGCCGGCGGATCTCGGCCTGGTCCATCTCGTGTTGCGTAGGCATCGCTGCCCGTCCTTTCCGTCCGGTGTGGAGTCTTGGCTTCTCACCGGTACGACGACGCAGCGCCCCGGGATGTCAGGCCTGCGGCTGCCGTGCCGGCTCCGGAGTTGTTCGAGGTCGTTGCGTTTGGGGTCCGTCGGTGTTCCAGTCCCAGTTGGTGATCGTGGTGCGCATCAGGCGGGCGGCGGTCGGCAGGTGGCTGTCGGCGCCCCAGTACAGGGTGACTCTGCGGCGGCAGTCGGGGTTGTCGACGGCGATCCAGGTGAGCGGGGCGCGTGTGGTGCTGTGGCGGGCGAAGGCGAAGTGGCGGGCGAAGCTTGGGACGAGGCCGATGCCGAGTCCCGCGCCGATCAGGCCGGCGATGGCGGTGAGCTCGTCGACTTCGCAGACGATCTTCGGTGTGAGGTCTCTGGCGGCGAAGAGCCGATCAAGCAGGCGGCGTAGCCAGTGGCCTTCGCGGGCGGTGACGAAGGGTTGGTCGGCGAGTTCGTCGATGCTCACCGATGTGCGGTCCGCGAGGGGGTGGTCGAGTGGTGTGCCCACTCCCACCGCTTCGTCGAACAGGGGTGTCGATTTCAGGCCTTCGGCGTGGATCGGTTGTGAGGCGACGCACAGGTCGACGTCCTGGGCTCGTAGGAGGCGGGTCATGTCTTCGGCCAGGGACCAGTGGAGTTCGATCTCGATGGAGGGGTGGGCTTGTTTGTAGGCCGCCAGTGGGCCGGTGAGGGTGAGGAAGGTCTCCGATGCCAGTCTCACGGTGCCCGGGCCCTGGTTGCCGGCCTCGGCGACGGCGCGTCGTCCGGCTTCGAGTTCGCCGAGGGAGCGTTCGACGTGATCGCGGAAGAGTTTGCCGGCGTCGTTGAGTCGGAGCCGGCCGCTGCGGTTGAACAGTGGTGTGCCCAGTTCGCTCTCCAGGCGGGCGATGGTGCGGCTCAGTGAGGGCTGGGCGATGTGGAGTTCGTCGGCTGCCCGGCTGAGGTGTTCCAGCCGTGCGACCACCATGAACTGCTTGAGCGTGTTCAGGTCCATCATGACTCCCGGGACATAACAGCATAGCAATATTGATCTTAGACAAGATAACTTGTGAGCCATATCGTCGGGGTCGTTCACGGATCGGGAACGGAGTGAGGAGGGATTCACATGCTCACCGTGGCCTCGCCCCGGACGGCTCTGACGGGATGGATGCTGCGGGCCGTCGTCAGCGCGCACGTGGTGGCGATCGCGGGCCAGCCGGTGTTCGCCGGGATGTATCTGACCGGTGACTACGGCGCGCTGAGCCTGCATGCGGTCGGCGCCGACGCCGTCACCTCCATCGGGTACCTGCAGGCGGTCGTCGCGGTCGCGGTCTGGGTCCGGTTGCGTCAGGTCTGGCCGTTCCTCACCGCGATGGCGGTGGTGGCGGCCGAGACGGTGCAGTACTTCGCCGGGTTGGACGGCGCGCTGTGGTTGCACCTGCCGTTGGGGGTGATGACCGTCGTCGCGGTCGTGGTGCAGTTCATCGATGTGTGGCGGCGGCCTGTCCTGCGTGAGGGGGCCGAGGGTGCGTGAGGGCGGTGGTGTGAGCAGGCGGCGGGTGCTGGGCATCGGCGGGGCGCTCGGGGTGGTGGCGGCCGGCGGGCTGTCGGTCTCGGCCGCGCTGGCCCGGCGGCCGCCGGTCACCGGTGCCGAGCTGCGCAGCGCCGTGCCGCTGCCGGCGCCCTTCCGGGTGCCGTTGCCGATTCCCGCCGTGCTGAGGCCGGTCAGCACCTCGGGTGGCGTCGACCGTTACGAGATCACCCAGCGTGAGGCGAGTGCGGAGATCCTGCCCGGGGTGAAGACGCCGTTGTGGACGTATGAGGGCACCTTCCCGGGGCCGACGATCGAGTCGCGTCGCGGCCGGCCGGTCACCGTGTCGCACCGTAACACCCTGCCTGTGCCGACCGTCGTGCATCTGCACGGCGGGCGGACCCCGGCGGCCTCCGACGGATATCCGACCGACCTGGTCGTGCCCGAGGGCTGGCACGGCGCCGCCGTGGGCATGGGGCACGGCTCCTCGCACGGCTCCTCGCACGGCATGCAGGATCCGCGGGCGGTGCTGACCACGCTGACGCGGGACTACACCTTCCCGCTGGAGCAGCGGCCGGCGCTGCTGTGGTATCACGATCACCGGATGGACTTCACCGCTCCGGCGATCTGGCGGGGGCTGGCCGGGTTGCATCTCGTGCGTGACGACGCCGAGGACTCGCTCGGCCTGCCGGCGGGGCCGCGTGAGCTGCCCCTCATGATCACCGACCGGGCGTTCGCCGCCGACGGCAGTCTCGACTACCCCGCTGTCGACCCCACGCTGCGAGAGCGGCCGGGCGTCGGCGGGTCTTATCTCGCCGGGGTCCTCGGCGACGTCATCTTGGTCAACGGCGCCCCGTGGCCGGTGCACGAGGTCGACGCGGCCCGCTACCGGCTGCGTGTCCTGAACGCCTCCAACGCCCGGCACTACGAGCTGGAAGCGGTTCTCGACGACGGGCGCCGGCTCGACCTCGTCCAGGTCGGCGCCGATCAGGGACTGCTCGCCGCGCCGGTCGTCCACCGGTTCCTGCCGATCGCACCGGCCGAACGCTACGACCTGGTCGTCGATTTCTCGCATGTGCCGGTCGGCGGCCGCGTCACGGTCGTCAACCGGTTGGGTTCGGGGCGTACCCGCGACGTGATGGCCTTCCGTGTCGTCCGCAGGGCCGCCGACGGCAGCCGTATCCCCCGCGTCCTGTCTGCCGACCTGCCGCTCTGGCGGCGTTCGGAGGCCGTCAGGGTGCGCCAGTTCGCCTTCCGCGCGGGGCGGATGCGTGCGGGTCACGGCTGGCTCATCGGCGGTCTGCCGTTCGATCCCGCCCGCACCGATGTCACCGTCCGGCTCGGCGACGTCGAGGTCTGGCGGTTCGTCGCCGACGTCCATCATCCCGTCCATCTGCATCTGGTCGGTTTCCGGGTGCTCTCGCGCAGTGGCGGGCCGCCGCTGGCCCATGACGCGGGGCTGAAGGACACCGTCTCGTTGCGTCCCGGTGAATCCGTGGAGATCATCTCCCGGTTCGACGGTTATCGAGGCCGTTATCTGTTCCACTGCCACAACGCCGAGCACGAGGACATGGGCATGATGGCCAACCTTGAGATCGTCTAGGCGTCGTGTGCTGTGCCTGGCGGTCCGGGCGTCGTCGGAGCGGGTCTCGCCGGCGTGGGGTGTCGCGGGTCAGGGGTGCAGGATGAGGCGTCCGCGTACTGTGCCGGATTCGATCCGCCGGTGGGCGTCGGCCGTGGCCGACAGGGGCAGGTGCCCGGCGATCCGGGGGGTGAGGGTGCCGGTCCGGAGCATCCGGTTGATCAGTTTGGCGGCGTCGGCGAGGTCGTCGGCGCGGGCTCTGCTGATGACGAAGCCGAGCAGGCTCTGGTCGCGGGTGTAGAAGGGGCGGGCCGGTAGGCGGGGTGTGTTGTCGGCCGCCGCGGTCAGCAGGATCTTCCCTCCGGGGGCGGTGACCTGTACGGCCAGGTCCAGGTCGTGGTGTCCGGAGGTGTTCCAGAAGATGTCGATGCCTTGTGGGGCCAGTTCGGTGAGTCGGCGGGCGAGGTCGGTGTCTCGGTGGTCGACGGTTGCCTCGGCGCCGTTGGTGAGGCAGTCGGTGTGGTCGGCGGGGCGGGCGGCGGCGATGACTCGGGCTCCTGCGGCGGCGGCGATCTGGGTGGCGGCGCGGCCGACGTTGCCGGCGGCGCCGGCGATGTAGACGGTCTGGCCGGGGCGTAGCCGGGCGTGGACGAACCAGCCGAGGTAGGCGGTGGCGGCCGGGTGGGCGACTGCGACGGCGGTGGCTGGGTCCGCCTGTGCCGGCAGGTGGTAGAGGCGGTCGGCCGGGACGAGGGCGAATCTGGCGAAGGAGCCTTGTCGGCCGTCGTGGCCGAGGCTGTTGCACCAGACTCTGTCGCCTGGCCGGAAGGGCACTGTGGGTGAGCCGGTGAGGCGTACGGTGCCGGCCAGGTCGCGTCCGAGGATGAAGGGGAAGGGGGTCGGGGTGGGGTAGCGCCCTGATCGGATCAGGGTGTCGACGGGGTTGACGGTGAGGGCTTCGACTTCGACCAGTGCGTCGTTGGGGCCCGGTGTGGGGGTCGGTAGTTCGCCGTAGGTGATGAGGTCTGCTCCGCCCAGGGCGTTGATGTGGGCGGTGGGCATGGTGTCGGGCAGGTGGGGCGGGGTGTCGGTGCTCATGGTCACCAGTATTGGCAGGTGGGTGCCGGTCGGCGTCTTGCCCGGGGGTGGCTGTGGTCGGTGTCGCGGGGGTCTGTGGCGGGGTGGGGGGAGGTTGGTCCGGTGGGGTCAGCCGGTGGAGGTGTGCGGGCGTACTTCGTCGGCCAGGCGCTGGAGGCTGTCGTCGAGGGTGTGGTCGATGTCGTCGTCGGGTGGGGCGTGTTCGTCGTCGAAGAAGGACAGGTGGATGGTGACCTCGCTGGCTCCGGTGCCGCTGTCGGCGACCTGGAGCCAGCCCGCGTAGCGGCCGTCGTCGCGGGTGCCCCATTCGATGCGGAGCTGGTCGGGGTCGGCGTGCATGAGGGCGTGGGCGTCTTGTCCGGTGCTGTCTTCGTGGACGGTGACGGCGGGCAGGATGTCGGGCCGTACGTGCAGGTCCTGTGGGAGCCAGTGGTCGAGGCGGTCGAGGTCGCGTGCGTGGTCGAAGACCGTCTGTGCCGGTGCGGGCATGGTGCGGGAGCGTTCGTGTTCGCTCATGGGTCTCACTCCTCGGTGTGGGTGCCGTTGAGTGAGCGCTTACCCGTTGGGGGCGGGTCCATCCGTGGGGTGCGGGCCGGGGGTGGCGGGGGTCATGCCGGTGGTGGGGTGGGGCGGATTTTCCTGACGAGGCGTGCGGCGGCGCGGTGGCTCATTCCGGTCTCGCCGCGGACGAGGAAGACGGCTTGGTCGAATTGGCCGGTGGCTTTGAGGTGGAGGACCTGCTGGAGGAGTTCGGGGCCGATGCCGCCGCCGACGAGGGTGTTGCGGGGGCGTTGGGCGATCCGTACGGCGAGCACGATGAGGCCGATGATCACTAGTGCGAGGACCGCCGTCAGAAGGAGGATGACGATCAGGTTCGACATGGGGTGAGCGTACCCGGCGGGGGGTGGGGTGGGGCGGTGTCGGCGGGATTGTTGTCGGGTGGGGTGCGGTTCATCGCGGGGTGTGGAGCAGGAGCAGGGTGTAGGCGGCGATGGAGCAGCTGTCGGTGATGACGCCGTTGATGATCATCTGTTCGAGGTCGGTGCGGGGGAACCAGCCGTGGCGCATGTCTTGTTCGGTGTGTTCGCGGTTGGGGGTGCCGGGGGTGAGGGCGGTGGCCAGGAAGGCGTCGAAGCGCTGGCCGGTGTTGCCGTGGGCGGTGTCGAGGCGGCCGAGGTGGGTCATTGAGGCGGCGGTGAGGCCGGTCTCCTCGGTGAGTTCGGTGTGGGCGGTGTCGAGGGGTGAGGGGCTGTGGGGGACGCTGCCCTGGGGGAAGCTCCAGCTGCGGCGGCCGATGGGGTAGCGGTATTCCTCCACGAGGTGGAAGCCGTCGTTCTCCATGGGGATGACGAGGGCGAAGTCGGGTCTGTCCAGGACGCTGTAGATGCCGTGGGTGCCGTCGGGGTGTTGGATGCGGTCTTCGCGCAGGGTGATCCAGGGGTTGGTGTAGACGACGGTGGAGTCGAGGGTGCGGATGGTGGGTTCCGGTGGGGTGGTCATGGTGCAGGAGCCTACTGGCGGGGCCGGGGTGGGGTTTCGGGAAGGGTTGTGGCCGGTCCGGGGGGTTGCCCGGCCGCCGGGGCGGCGGCCGGACAGGCGGCGGGGCGGGCGGCGGGGCGGGGTTCTGGCGGGCCGTCCCCTTCGGCGACCGCCCGGCGGCCGGACAGGCGGCGGGGCGGGCGGTCGCGGTCAGGCGGGGGTGTAGGCGGTCGCGGAGACGACGGCGGTGACGGGGAGCGGCTGGTAGATGTGGGGGAAGGCCTCCGGGGCGTCGCCGGGGACCTCCATGCGGACGTCGAGGCCGGTGGGGTCGATGGTCAGCAGGGTGAGCGGGTCGGTGACGTCGCGGTAGAAGCGCTGGATGACGCCGTGCAGCTGGGCGTGGTCGGCGCAGGCGTGGATGAAGCCCTCCTGTTCGAGGGTGCGGCCGAGGGTGGAGTGGCGGTACTCCCCCGTCTTCTGGGCGGCCTCCCAGTCGGTGGTCAGGGCCAGGTGCAGGATGGTCATCGGGTGAGGGCCTCCACGGCTCGGTCGACGTCGTCGTCGGTGGTGTACAGGTGGAAGGACGCGCGGACCTTTCCGGCGCGTACGGCGGCGCGGATCCCGGCGGCCTCCAGCCGTTCGTGGGCGTCGGGAACGTCGACGGTGACGATCGCGCTGCCGGTGGCGGGCCGGCCGAGGGCGGTGAGGAAGCGGCCGGCCAGCGCGGTGTTGTGGGCGTGGACGGCGGGGACGCCGATCCGGTTGAGCAGGTCGATGGCGGGGGCGGCGCCGACCTGGCTGAACCAGGCGGGTGACAGGTCGTAGGCGTGGGCGCCGTCGGCCAGGCGCAGGGGCGGCCCGTAGTAGGAGCCGCCGGGGTCGGCGCCGGCGTACCAGTTGGCGGCGACGGGGCGCATGTGCCGGCGGGCGCGGGGTGACAGGTAGGCGTAGGTGGCGCCGCGGGGGGCCATGAGCCATTTGTAGGCGGCGCAGACGAGCACGTCGAAGCGGGTGGCCTCGACGGGCAGCCAGCCGCAGGCCTGGCTGGCGTCGGTCACGACGAGGGCGTCGTGGGCGCGGGCGGCGGTGATGATGTCCTCGGCGGGGGCCAGGCGGCCGTCGGCCGACTGCACGAGGCTGAAGGCGACCAGGTGGGTGCGGTCGTCGACGGCCTCGGCCAGGTGGGCCATGGGGACGGTGCGCAGGTCGGCCGAGACAGCCCAGGGGAACAGGTTGGAGGTGAACTCCTCGGTGGGGGCCAGGACGTGCGCGCCGGGTGGGAGGGTGGTGGCCAGCGGGGAGAGCATCTGGGAGACGGTGGCGCCTATGGCGATGTCGCCGGGGTCGGCGCCGACGAGGGTGGCGAAGGCGGTGCGGGCGCGGCCGGTGGCGGCGTCCCAGGGTTTCCAGTCGCTGCGGCCGCTCTGCCAGTCGGCCAGGACGTGTTGCAGGTCTTCGAAGGCGGTGCGCGGGGGCAGGCCGTAGCTGGCGGTGTTGAGCCAGCCGGGGTCGGGGTTCCACAGTGTCCGCGCCTGGGCCAGGTCCATGTCCGGTACTTTACGGGTCCGGCCGTCGGGTGGTGGTGCGCCGGTGGGGTGGTGGCTGAGGGGTTCGGGGGCGCCGGTGACCGTCGTGGCCGGGGGCGGGGCCTTCCAGGGGGCGTGGGTGATCGTGTCCGCCGGGGTGTCGCAGTGGCGGATCGCCGGGCTCGCCGTGGCCCCGCGCCGTGCCCTGGCCGGCTGAGGTCGTCCCGGCCGGTCAGGGCGGCCGCCCCGCCGCCGCGGGTCGAGGGGCGGGCTCAGCGGCGGGCGCGCCACTCCCGCTGCAGGATCGCGTAGATCACTTCGTCGGTCCACTCCCCCTTGACCATCTCGTTCTCCACCAGGTGCGCCTCGCGGCGCATTCCGGCGCGTTCCAGCACCCGGGCCGAGGCGGTGTTGCGTCCGTCGAGGCGGCCGGTGATGCGGTGCAGGTCCAGGCCGTCGAAGCCCAGCTCCAGCAGGGCCTGGGCCGCTTCGGTGGCGTATCCCCTGCCGTGGTGGTCGGGGTGGAAGAGGTAGCCGATCTCTCCGCTGCGGTGCAGGCGGCTGTGCCAGAACAGCACCGCGTCGCCGATCAGTTCGCCGGTGGCGGTCAGTTCCACCGCCAGGGCCAGTGCCTGGCCCTCCTCCAGCAGCGCCGACTGGGTGATCTTGGTTTCCAGGGCCTGTCTGACCTGCTCGAGGTCGCGGGGTTCCCAGTAGAGGTAGCGGGCGACCTCGGGCAGTGACTGGAAGGCGTGCAGGGGGTCGAGGTCTGCGGGGGTGAAGGGGCGCAGGGTCAGCCGCTGGGTGCGGATCGGGTGGTGGGGCTTCAGCATCCGGTCAGGTTAGG
Coding sequences:
- a CDS encoding multicopper oxidase family protein is translated as MSRRRVLGIGGALGVVAAGGLSVSAALARRPPVTGAELRSAVPLPAPFRVPLPIPAVLRPVSTSGGVDRYEITQREASAEILPGVKTPLWTYEGTFPGPTIESRRGRPVTVSHRNTLPVPTVVHLHGGRTPAASDGYPTDLVVPEGWHGAAVGMGHGSSHGSSHGMQDPRAVLTTLTRDYTFPLEQRPALLWYHDHRMDFTAPAIWRGLAGLHLVRDDAEDSLGLPAGPRELPLMITDRAFAADGSLDYPAVDPTLRERPGVGGSYLAGVLGDVILVNGAPWPVHEVDAARYRLRVLNASNARHYELEAVLDDGRRLDLVQVGADQGLLAAPVVHRFLPIAPAERYDLVVDFSHVPVGGRVTVVNRLGSGRTRDVMAFRVVRRAADGSRIPRVLSADLPLWRRSEAVRVRQFAFRAGRMRAGHGWLIGGLPFDPARTDVTVRLGDVEVWRFVADVHHPVHLHLVGFRVLSRSGGPPLAHDAGLKDTVSLRPGESVEIISRFDGYRGRYLFHCHNAEHEDMGMMANLEIV
- a CDS encoding RNA polymerase sigma factor, whose product is MRQHPFETIVAEHGPAVLRVCRAVLGPTTAAEDAWSETFLSAMQAYPTLRADSNIEAWLVTIAHRKAIDQLRAEKRRAVPTEHLPETPAKDGVPGEGEPELWKALHALPLKQRQTIAYHYLAGLPYAEVAHVLGGSPQAARRAAADGIAKLRKSYLEGEDR
- a CDS encoding NADPH:quinone reductase, translating into MSTDTPPHLPDTMPTAHINALGGADLITYGELPTPTPGPNDALVEVEALTVNPVDTLIRSGRYPTPTPFPFILGRDLAGTVRLTGSPTVPFRPGDRVWCNSLGHDGRQGSFARFALVPADRLYHLPAQADPATAVAVAHPAATAYLGWFVHARLRPGQTVYIAGAAGNVGRAATQIAAAAGARVIAAARPADHTDCLTNGAEATVDHRDTDLARRLTELAPQGIDIFWNTSGHHDLDLAVQVTAPGGKILLTAAADNTPRLPARPFYTRDQSLLGFVISRARADDLADAAKLINRMLRTGTLTPRIAGHLPLSATADAHRRIESGTVRGRLILHP
- a CDS encoding methylated-DNA--[protein]-cysteine S-methyltransferase, encoding MRTHTTIDSPMGTLTLVATDGVLSGTYMQDHRHMPDPATFGPKVISGFEEATEQLTQYFAGQRKTFTLRTHLTGSHFQRRIWQALTTIPYGHTVTYAELAAEIGSPEAVRAVGAANGANPIAVVVPCHRVIGADGNLTGFSGGLARKQFLLDLERPAPWRQGQLF
- a CDS encoding LysR substrate-binding domain-containing protein, translated to MMDLNTLKQFMVVARLEHLSRAADELHIAQPSLSRTIARLESELGTPLFNRSGRLRLNDAGKLFRDHVERSLGELEAGRRAVAEAGNQGPGTVRLASETFLTLTGPLAAYKQAHPSIEIELHWSLAEDMTRLLRAQDVDLCVASQPIHAEGLKSTPLFDEAVGVGTPLDHPLADRTSVSIDELADQPFVTAREGHWLRRLLDRLFAARDLTPKIVCEVDELTAIAGLIGAGLGIGLVPSFARHFAFARHSTTRAPLTWIAVDNPDCRRRVTLYWGADSHLPTAARLMRTTITNWDWNTDGPQTQRPRTTPEPARQPQA
- a CDS encoding pentapeptide repeat-containing protein, encoding MKQRGSRPRHTTGAISLIGGAAAGGAALLTRQAAAPDLTAYVPLPGVLGLTAVVLAALGTGLILKRPGPADHTRLRVLPWWWVLIGAVLITVSIWATTAALLSLADSAPQAARRVELRAEAVKTGLTVGAGAAGLVALLLGARRQWLGERAQAHQEYDAAEKRLTELYTKAGDQLGHDKAAVRLAGLHALGRLAHDTPGHRQTITDVICAYLRMPATPSGTPTGTPDPAGHGEAATPPADPQELQVRATAQRILAEHLRWSRDEPLPPGTFWPGIDLDLTGAHLLDLDLSRCRIRRATFDGATLEGLTRFDGATFDGEATFTAAVFTRGADPREANHRAGFEKTLFNGTATFRATVFALRADFTGATFGEAALFGQAEFADWAVFRAASFNAQASFGAAAFNGEAVFRQAAFAGGVSFQQAVFADAPALWEATAQTSCAAGRLWPEGWREDPLGDGSGRAQLIQPPPQSSGPPGEPPGVGSAPAPDTDTDPALS
- a CDS encoding methylated-DNA--[protein]-cysteine S-methyltransferase, with the translated sequence MTTTPATPAGDGELLARLTETDQATQERLHARLAAAAERAGILDVAYRTLDTPVGPLLLAATERGLVRVAYAREDHDKVLQQLAGSLSPRLLRAPARLENATRQIEEYFTGRRNLFDLPLDLCLAHGFRRTVLTHLSEIGYGATASYAAVAAAAGSPKAVRAVGTACATNPLPVIVPCHRVVRSDGTLGQYVGGTDAKKVLLALEATP
- a CDS encoding YybH family protein gives rise to the protein MPTQHEMDQAEIRRQIDKIVEGLRTKDLEGLKLLYTPDVVSFDIEPPLQHVGTEAKLKNWNNVFTLFQDVNYEVRDLTLTVGDDVAFGHCFGRLSGTLKNRTATDGMWVRATFCFRKIDGNWLIGHDQVSVPLDIPSGKGVTDLQP